The Osmerus eperlanus chromosome 7, fOsmEpe2.1, whole genome shotgun sequence genome includes a region encoding these proteins:
- the smarcc1a gene encoding SWI/SNF complex subunit SMARCC1 isoform X1: protein MATAATAAGGTGSGGPVAGPAGGGTTVGRKKDGGPSSKYWESAETISQFETVRLWIGKHYKKYVQADSPSSKSLAGLVVQLLQFQEDAFGRRVNNPALTKLPAKSFLDFKAGGALCHILGSAYKFKSEQGCASSVSRRRFDLQNPSRMDRNVEMFLNVEKTLVQNNCLTRPIVFLAADMEQKQANKLKDIIKRHQGSITEDKSKATHHIYPSPTQQDDEEWLRPVMRKDKQVLVHWGMFPDSYDTWVATSDVDGEVEDPPSSEKPWKVHAKWVLDTDAFNEWMNEEDYEVDDNKKPVNFRQRIFPREEESSRTPDRKERKANAAGKKRRRSPSPPSTPAESRKKGGKKGNPGPHWKRRGHREEEDMEEDLTKDLEDPSPVPGMEEVTLPKNVNPKKDSENTPVKGGAVADLDELDDDTVMSGGKDDEEQSKSEINRLIDSSEDNVTEQTHHIIIPSYAAWFDYNCIHEIERRALPEFFNGKNKSKSPEIYLAYRNFMIDTYRLNPQEYLTSTSCRRNLTGDVCAVMRVHAFLEQWGLVNYQVDAESRPLPMGPPPTPHFNVLADTPSGLMPLHHRPPQIPSSQQMLNFPEKGKDKPTDLQNFGLRTDLYSKKNPKSKGTSGGREWTEQETLLLLEALEMYKDDWNKVSEHVGSRTQDECILHFLRLPIEDPYLENSEASLGPLAYQPVPFSQSGNPVMSTVAFLASVVDPRVASAAARAALEEFSRVREEVPAELVEAHVKKVQEAARSTGKVDPAYGLESSGIAGTAPEEPEKTEAPEAEKTDTDSDSQQPDKAESKDEAEKPSESAEKPAEGEKVKSETVEPSEKEGESDGAEDKTAAAAVTDKDKEEAMETSEEDKEKEEQEGTTEEEDDEKRKKLEPDGGEGNIATAAAAALASAATKAKHLAAVEERKIKSLVALLVETQMKKLEIKLRHFEELETIMDREKEALELQRQQLLTERQAFHMEQLKYAEMKARQQMEQQQQQQQGSATAGPGPHHGPPPGMHHGGPPGPPHHGPPPVMHPGHPPGPGFVPMHHPMGPHHPTQTGPMVGPGQSMPGRMMTGPPPSGPPPGSMPTMMGPRHPGAPNGMYPGPPPSQPDGIAPVPVGPPTAAPGRVSEN, encoded by the exons ATGGCGACAGCGGCAACTGCAGCGGGTGGAACGGGCTCTGGAGGACCAGTAGCTGGCCCGGCGGGTGGCGGTACCACAGTTGGTcgaaagaaagatggagggccATCCTCGAAGTATTGGGAGAGTGCAGAAACAATATCGCAGTTCGAGACGGTGCGTTTATGGATCGGGAAGCACTACAAAAAG TATGTACAGGCAGACTCTCCCTCTAGCAAGTCCCTGGCTGGGCTTGTGGTGCAGCTGCTTCAATTCCAGGAAGATGCTTTTGGGAGGAGGGTCAACAACCCAGCTCTGACCAAGTTACCT GCCAAAAGCTTCCTGGACTTCAAGGCAGGTGGTGCTCTGTGTCACATCCTGGGCTCTGCCTACAAATTCAAGAGCGAACAAGGCTG TGCCTCCTCTGTTTCCAGGCGTAGGTTTGACCTGCAGAACCCCTCTCGGATGGACAGAAACGTGGAGATGTTCTTGAATGTGGAGAAGACCCTTGTTCAG AATAACTGCCTGACTCGTCCAATCGTGTTCCTGGCAGCTGACATGGAGCAGAAGCAGGCGAATAAGCTGAAAGACATCATCAAGCGACACCAG GGCTCCATTACTGAAGATAAATCGAAGGCCACCCACCATATATACCCCTCTCCTACTCAACAAGACGATG AGGAGTGGCTCCGCCCCGTCATGAGGAAGGACAAGCAGGTGCTGGTGCACTGGGGCATGTTCCCAGACAG CTATGACACCTGGGTGGCCACCAGCGATGTGGACGGCGAAGTGGAAGATCCACCCAGCTCCGAGAAGCCTTGGAAA gtgcatGCCAAATGGGTCCTGGACACTGATGCCTTCAACGAGTGGATGAACGAGGAGGACTATGAGGTGGACGACAACAAGAAGCCTGTGAATTTCCGACAGAGGATCTTCCCACGGGAAGAGGAG TCTTCCCGTACACCCGATCGTAAGGAGCGCAAGGCCAACGCCGCTGGCAAGAAGAGGAggcgctccccctcccctcccagcacccccGCAGAGTCTCGCAAGAAGGGTGGCAAGAAGGG GAACCCCGGGCCCCACTGGAAGCGTCGCGGCCATCGCgaagaggaggacatggaggaggactTGACCAAAGACTTGGAGGACCCCTCGCCTGTACCCGGCATGGAGGAAGTTACCCTTCCCAAGAACG TGAATCCTAAGAAGGACAGTGAGAACACACCGGTCAAGGGAGGAGCTGTAGCAGATTTGG ATGAATTGGACGATGACACTGTGATGTCTGGTGGCAAG GATGATGAGGAGCAGAGCAAGTCTGAGATCAACCGGCTCATTGACTCCAGCGAAGACAACGTGACAGAGCAGACTCACCACATCATCATCCCTAGCTACGCTGCCTGGTTTGACTACAACTG CATCCATGAGATCGAGAGGCGTGCCCTACCGGAGTTCTTCAATGGAAAGAACAAGTCCAAGTCTCCAGAGAT ATACCTGGCCTACCGTAACTTCATGATCGATACGTACCGCCTGAACCCCCAAGAatacctcacctccacctcctgccgCAGAAATCTCACCGGAGACGTGTGTGCCGTCATGAG GGTCCACGCCTTCCTGGAGCAGTGGGGGCTGGTTAACTACCAGGTGGATGCAGAGAGCCGACCCCTCCCCATgggccccccacccacccctcattTCAACGTGCTGGCCGACACCCCCTCTGGTCTCATGCCACTGCACCACCGCCCGCCACAG ATCCCCTCATCCCAGCAAATGCTCAACTTCCCAGAGAAGGGAAAAGACAAGCCCACCGACCTGCAGAACTTTGGCCTGCGCACAGATCTCTATTCTAAGAAAAACCCAAAG AGTAAAGGGACAAGTGGAGGCAGGGAATGGACTGAACAGGAGACTCTACTGCTGTTGGAG gCTCTGGAGATGTACAAAGACGACTGGAACAAGGTTTCGGAGCACGTGGGCTCTCGCACCCAGGACGAGTGCATCCTCCACTTCCTGCGCCTGCCCATCGAGGACCCCTACCTGGAGAACTCGGAGGCCTCGCTGGGCCCTCTTGCCTACCAGCCCGTGCCCTTCAGCCAGTCGGGCAACCCTGTGATGAGCACGGTGGCCTTCCTTGCATCCGTGGTGGACCCGCGTGTGGCATCCGCTGCAGCTAGGGCAGCCCTGG AGGAGTTCTCCCGTGTGCGTGAAGAGGTGCCGGCAGAGCTGGTGGAGGCCCATGTGAAGAAGGTGCAGGAGGCGGCCCGCAGCACCGGCAAGGTGGACCCCGCCTACGGCCTGGAGAGCAGCGGCATCGCTGGCACCGCCCCCGAAGAGCCTGAGAAGACCG AGGCCCCAGAAGCAGAGAAGACGgatacagactctgactccCAGCAGCCAGACAAG GCAGAGTCCAAGGACGAGGCAGAGAAGCCCAGCGAGTCTGCAGAGAAGCCAGCGGAAGGAGAGAAGGTCAAGAGCGAGACCGTCGAGCCCtctgagaaagaaggagagagcgacgGAGCAGAGGAcaagacagcagcagcagcagtcacaG ACAAAGACAAGGAGGAGGCCATGGAGACGTCGGAGGAagacaaggagaaggaggagcaggaaggcaccaccgaggaggaggacgacgaaAAGAGGAAGAAGCTGGAGCCAGATGGGGGGGAAGGGAACATCGCCACGGCAGCCGCCGCCGCCCTGGCTTCTGCCGCCACCAAGGCAAAG CATCTTGCagcggtggaggagaggaaaatcaAGTCCCTGGTGGCCCTGCTGGTGGAGACGCAGATGAAGAAGCTTGAGATCAAGCTCAGGCACTTTGAGGAGTTGGAGACCATCATGGACCGTGAGAAAGAGGCA ctggAGCTGCAGAGGCAGCAGCTGCTGACAGAGCGACAGGCCTTCCACATGGAGCAGCTCAAGTACGCTGAGATGAAGGCCCGCCAGCagatggagcaacagcagcagcagcagcagggcagCGCCACAGCCGGCCCTGGCCCTCACCATGGCCCGCCCCCAGGCATGCACCACGGAGGGCCCCCCGGACCCCCCCACCACGGCCCCCCGCCCGTCATGCACCCCGGACACCCCCCCGGCCCTGGCTTCGTCCCAATGCACCACCCCATGGGCCCCCACCACCCGACTCAGACAG GACCAATGGTAGGTCCTGGCCAGTCCATGCCCGGACGTATGATGACAGGCCCGCCCCCTAGTGGCCCCCCTCCTGGCAGCATGCCCACCATGATGGGCCCCCGCCACCCAGGAGCCCCAAACGGCATGT ACCCTGGCCCACCACCCTCACAGCCTGATGGGATAGCACCGGTGCCTGTGGGTCCACCAACAGCTGCCCCTGGACGAGTGTCAGAAAActga